One window of Cryptobacterium curtum DSM 15641 genomic DNA carries:
- a CDS encoding exopolyphosphatase, translated as MEQRIAAIDIGTVTCRLLIADVADARINEVARECTIVNLGEGVDATGVLSPAAIDRTVDCLASFMHTIDAYRQDAPITVRCMATSASRDARNASELTARLAQLGLTLTVISGEKEAELSFQGASAAFPGEEVAVVDVGGGSTEIIVGQGGAAPRRSHSFNIGARRATERFIQTDPPSADDMKAIHDWCRPVFESFFAASGASGTCHSTGNASCSSSDGTGMSNKAGTSDGVSAPSNASMSNSVGAPDNVIVPPQRLIAVAGTATTAVSVADAMEAYDSSRVHGREMKAAELDNLIDRLAALNLAEREEVVGLQPQRAPIIVAGLLILSDAVHAAGTGSFIASESDILAGIIMDTACRSS; from the coding sequence ATGGAACAGCGCATTGCAGCAATCGATATCGGAACGGTTACGTGTCGACTGCTTATTGCCGATGTTGCTGACGCACGTATCAACGAAGTAGCTCGTGAATGCACCATTGTGAATCTTGGAGAAGGAGTCGATGCTACAGGAGTGCTTTCACCAGCAGCGATCGATCGAACGGTGGACTGTCTTGCTTCGTTTATGCACACCATTGATGCTTACCGGCAGGACGCTCCCATAACGGTACGCTGTATGGCGACATCAGCGAGTCGCGATGCCCGCAATGCCAGTGAATTGACGGCACGATTAGCGCAGCTTGGCTTAACCTTGACGGTGATATCCGGTGAAAAAGAAGCTGAGTTGTCGTTTCAGGGTGCAAGTGCGGCCTTTCCGGGTGAAGAAGTGGCTGTTGTCGATGTTGGTGGTGGATCGACCGAGATTATCGTTGGACAGGGCGGCGCCGCACCCCGAAGGTCCCATTCGTTTAACATAGGTGCACGACGGGCGACAGAACGCTTCATACAAACTGATCCGCCCAGTGCTGATGATATGAAGGCGATACACGACTGGTGTCGTCCGGTCTTCGAGAGCTTCTTCGCTGCTTCAGGTGCTTCAGGTACGTGTCATTCGACTGGTAATGCGTCCTGTAGTTCGTCCGACGGTACTGGTATGTCCAATAAGGCTGGTACGTCCGACGGGGTAAGTGCGCCTAGCAATGCCAGTATGTCTAATAGTGTTGGCGCTCCTGACAATGTCATCGTCCCGCCACAGCGACTTATTGCTGTTGCGGGTACCGCGACAACAGCGGTGTCAGTTGCAGATGCGATGGAAGCTTATGATTCGTCGCGTGTGCACGGGCGCGAAATGAAAGCAGCAGAGCTTGATAACCTCATTGATCGCCTTGCGGCATTGAATCTCGCTGAACGCGAAGAGGTTGTTGGCTTACAGCCACAACGCGCACCTATTATTGTGGCAGGTCTGCTTATACTTTCTGATGCCGTACACGCGGCAGGTACTGGCAGCTTCATTGCAAGTGAATCAGATATTCTTGCAGGCATCATTATGGATACCGCTTGCCGTTCTTCTTAA
- a CDS encoding polyprenyl synthetase family protein produces MDSVEETPETFEDYLASYADQVGDLVNRFIPRGSHPDMNKYLYDPLLRYSRNGGKRHRPLICFAACRAVGGDLDRALSAAAAIEHFHTAALIHDDIADEAELRRGEPCLHLTEGLGLAINAGDLGLSLVNGTVMEDDALDDATKVRVVSELITMTRRTIEGQALDIGWARDGRYDITPEDYLVMATHKTAHYSGAVPLAIGAIVGGGTEGEIEGLRNYGLDTGLAFQIQDDLLNLIGAEEATKKDFRNDITEGKRTLVVVHALQASTQRDRLVEILSSREKDPRVLAEAVSLMEEAGSIEYARNYAENLTSIAKNRLVEMINPTPARDLLVSMADWFVNRLR; encoded by the coding sequence ATGGATTCCGTTGAAGAGACACCCGAAACATTCGAGGATTACCTTGCGTCGTACGCTGATCAGGTAGGAGATCTGGTTAACCGCTTTATTCCGCGGGGCTCCCACCCCGACATGAATAAGTATCTCTACGATCCGTTGCTTCGCTACAGCCGCAATGGAGGCAAACGACATCGTCCGCTTATCTGTTTTGCTGCCTGTCGTGCCGTGGGGGGTGACCTCGATCGTGCTCTGTCCGCAGCGGCGGCGATCGAACATTTTCACACGGCGGCACTGATTCATGATGATATTGCCGACGAAGCTGAATTGCGTCGCGGCGAGCCGTGTCTGCATCTTACCGAGGGTCTGGGCTTGGCTATCAATGCAGGTGATCTAGGGCTTTCATTGGTTAATGGCACCGTCATGGAAGATGATGCGCTTGATGATGCAACTAAGGTGCGCGTGGTGTCGGAACTGATTACCATGACGCGTCGCACGATTGAGGGTCAAGCGCTTGACATCGGCTGGGCACGCGATGGGCGCTATGACATCACGCCAGAAGACTATCTGGTGATGGCTACCCATAAGACTGCACATTATTCCGGGGCTGTTCCATTGGCTATCGGCGCGATTGTCGGTGGTGGCACCGAAGGCGAAATCGAAGGTCTGCGTAACTATGGGCTTGATACCGGACTTGCCTTCCAGATTCAGGATGACCTGCTTAATCTTATTGGTGCTGAAGAAGCGACAAAGAAAGACTTCCGCAACGACATCACCGAAGGTAAACGTACACTTGTGGTTGTGCATGCCCTGCAGGCATCCACGCAACGCGATCGTCTTGTTGAGATTCTTTCTTCACGAGAAAAGGATCCTCGTGTTCTTGCTGAAGCCGTTTCTCTTATGGAAGAAGCTGGCAGCATCGAGTATGCGCGCAACTATGCCGAAAATCTTACGAGTATTGCTAAGAACCGCCTGGTCGAGATGATTAACCCAACGCCAGCTCGCGATCTTTTGGTGTCGATGGCTGATTGGTTTGTGAATCGTCTGCGCTAG
- a CDS encoding peptidoglycan-binding domain-containing protein has protein sequence MAAMETIRKHDASAAVQDVQEKLASLGYLGTKQVTGTFDDATIAALKAFCKDSGFPPRDEVDDKVWALLLDATFRLGDRTLYLRMPYFHGNDVAELQQALDALGFATSTDGMFGAHTELALRLFQMNMGLPSDGIAGSFTFRAIANLHHSWEGKPGPQAAKHVGFARAASVLEHNALCLFGTDEFTRSVAARMSNLALATNPASKIVSAENLLVAPDNEMFLVHIVADEAQKSDKAPFVLYESEETLPLRLAAAFAAASQVPPRLAICLPGTQWADAGVGRSAQHYAITLLDAICSALASDAQ, from the coding sequence ATGGCTGCCATGGAAACGATACGCAAACATGATGCCAGCGCTGCTGTACAAGACGTGCAGGAAAAACTTGCGTCGCTGGGCTACCTGGGCACCAAACAGGTGACCGGTACATTCGATGATGCGACTATTGCGGCTCTCAAGGCGTTCTGCAAAGATTCTGGCTTCCCACCGCGCGACGAGGTTGACGATAAAGTCTGGGCACTTCTACTCGACGCCACCTTCCGTCTGGGGGATCGCACTCTGTATTTACGTATGCCGTACTTTCATGGCAATGATGTTGCTGAACTGCAGCAGGCACTCGACGCACTAGGATTCGCCACCTCAACCGATGGCATGTTTGGTGCTCATACCGAATTAGCGCTACGCCTCTTTCAGATGAACATGGGCTTACCTTCCGACGGTATCGCCGGGTCGTTCACCTTTAGAGCCATTGCTAATCTGCATCATTCATGGGAAGGCAAGCCAGGCCCACAGGCTGCTAAACATGTTGGTTTTGCGCGTGCGGCAAGCGTGCTTGAACACAATGCCCTCTGCCTGTTTGGTACCGATGAATTTACGCGGAGTGTTGCAGCACGTATGTCTAATCTGGCGTTAGCTACGAACCCCGCATCAAAGATTGTCAGTGCAGAAAACCTTTTAGTTGCTCCTGACAACGAGATGTTCCTTGTTCATATTGTGGCTGATGAAGCGCAGAAATCGGATAAGGCTCCATTCGTTTTGTACGAAAGCGAAGAAACCCTTCCATTGCGTCTTGCGGCTGCATTTGCGGCAGCATCCCAGGTGCCACCTCGTCTTGCTATTTGTCTGCCGGGTACTCAATGGGCAGATGCTGGGGTGGGGCGTTCGGCACAACATTATGCGATTACCTTGCTGGACGCTATCTGTTCAGCACTTGCTTCCGATGCCCAGTAG
- the glmU gene encoding bifunctional UDP-N-acetylglucosamine diphosphorylase/glucosamine-1-phosphate N-acetyltransferase GlmU: protein MDASAIILAAGAGTRMKSQRPKVLHEVLGKPLVRWVVDAAHEAGIEDVVCVLGHGRDQVEPYVAGDTQVAVQEQRLGTADAVAAASDVLTNHQQSVLVLSGDCPLITAETIKELARKRAEADAGVVVLTMQAPDPTGYGRIVRDAQGQIERIVEQKDCTDAEACITECNAGFYCFDGALLFDALGKVDSNNAQGEFYLPDVIAIARDAGRPVIGLCAADASECLGVNTRVQLAQASAIMRDRINERHMRAGVTMLDPSSVWIGPEVQIDTDVEILPNVMLMGSTSVGTGTLVGPQTRLIDTQVGRNCTIDETIAYETCIDDGCVCGPRAYLRPGTHLCEGAKVGTHVEIKKSTIGAHSKVPHLSYMGDTTMGKGVNIGAGSITCNYDGEKKWPTEIGDGAFIGSDTMMVAPVKIGAHSLVGAGSVITEDVPEDALALARARQVVKPHWKASH, encoded by the coding sequence ATGGACGCATCGGCAATCATTCTGGCGGCGGGCGCCGGCACGCGTATGAAATCGCAACGCCCTAAAGTTCTTCACGAGGTGCTTGGTAAACCACTCGTGCGGTGGGTTGTTGATGCCGCGCATGAAGCCGGTATCGAAGACGTGGTGTGCGTGCTCGGGCACGGTCGCGATCAGGTTGAACCGTATGTTGCAGGCGACACGCAGGTGGCGGTGCAAGAGCAGCGTTTGGGCACCGCCGATGCGGTAGCTGCTGCCTCTGATGTACTCACTAATCACCAGCAATCGGTGTTGGTTTTGTCGGGTGATTGCCCACTGATTACAGCTGAAACGATTAAAGAGCTTGCCCGCAAGCGTGCCGAAGCCGATGCTGGTGTCGTGGTGTTGACGATGCAGGCTCCCGATCCAACGGGATATGGCCGCATCGTGCGCGATGCGCAGGGTCAAATCGAACGCATTGTTGAACAAAAAGACTGCACCGATGCTGAAGCGTGTATTACTGAATGCAACGCGGGTTTCTATTGCTTTGATGGCGCACTGCTCTTTGATGCGCTTGGAAAGGTTGATAGTAATAATGCTCAAGGCGAATTTTATCTTCCTGATGTCATCGCAATAGCGCGTGACGCAGGGCGTCCTGTTATTGGTTTGTGCGCTGCGGATGCCAGCGAGTGCTTGGGGGTTAACACCCGCGTACAGCTTGCTCAGGCATCAGCCATTATGCGTGATCGCATCAATGAGCGTCATATGCGTGCTGGTGTGACGATGCTTGATCCGTCTTCGGTATGGATCGGCCCGGAGGTGCAGATCGACACCGATGTCGAGATTCTCCCCAATGTGATGCTTATGGGTTCAACGTCTGTGGGCACTGGTACGCTCGTTGGTCCTCAGACCCGTCTGATTGACACGCAGGTGGGAAGAAACTGCACGATTGATGAAACCATAGCGTACGAGACGTGTATCGACGACGGCTGTGTGTGCGGCCCGCGGGCATATCTGCGTCCGGGCACTCATTTGTGCGAAGGCGCTAAGGTGGGCACTCATGTGGAAATCAAGAAGTCAACCATCGGTGCGCATAGCAAGGTGCCCCATCTGTCCTACATGGGCGATACTACAATGGGTAAGGGTGTCAATATCGGGGCTGGCTCGATTACCTGCAATTATGATGGCGAAAAGAAATGGCCTACCGAAATCGGTGATGGTGCCTTTATCGGCAGCGATACTATGATGGTTGCTCCGGTAAAGATTGGTGCTCATTCTCTGGTGGGAGCCGGATCAGTAATTACCGAAGACGTGCCTGAGGATGCCCTGGCTCTTGCTCGTGCTCGTCAGGTGGTAAAGCCCCACTGGAAGGCTTCCCACTGA
- a CDS encoding ribose-phosphate diphosphokinase, protein MALNTEMKKRMAIFSGTVNPDLASEIAGELGTTLGNVRIEKFANGEIYARYQESVRGADVFIIQSIAGEHINDALMELLIMIDAAKRASARSISAVVTHYGYARQERKAASREPITAKLVADLISVAGATNMIALDLHQDAIQGFFNIPVNHMTAMSIFADYFKHKGFNPDELCVVSPDVGRAKAAKKFQTMIDSDIAIMHKDRPRHNQSEITALIGDVEDKICIINDDMIDTGGSLVAAAETLKAKGAREVYACATHGLFSGPAYDRIENSSIEEVVVTNAVPVPLDRQTGKIRVVSVAPLFAKTIKNVYECGSVSALFE, encoded by the coding sequence ATGGCACTCAACACCGAAATGAAGAAGCGCATGGCCATATTTTCAGGTACGGTCAACCCTGATCTGGCAAGCGAGATTGCGGGAGAACTTGGGACGACACTGGGTAACGTTCGCATTGAAAAATTTGCGAATGGCGAAATCTATGCGCGCTATCAGGAAAGTGTGCGCGGTGCTGATGTCTTCATTATTCAGTCCATTGCCGGCGAGCACATTAACGACGCGCTCATGGAGCTACTTATTATGATTGATGCAGCCAAGCGGGCGAGTGCTCGTTCTATTTCGGCTGTAGTAACGCACTATGGTTACGCGCGCCAAGAGCGCAAAGCGGCGTCGCGCGAGCCTATTACCGCGAAACTCGTTGCTGATTTAATTTCGGTTGCGGGTGCTACCAATATGATTGCTCTCGACTTACACCAAGATGCTATTCAGGGCTTTTTCAACATACCTGTTAACCATATGACGGCCATGAGCATTTTTGCCGACTACTTTAAGCATAAAGGGTTCAACCCTGACGAACTCTGTGTTGTTTCTCCCGACGTAGGGCGCGCAAAAGCGGCGAAGAAGTTCCAGACGATGATTGATTCGGATATCGCGATTATGCACAAAGATCGTCCGCGGCATAACCAGTCTGAGATCACCGCGCTCATTGGTGATGTTGAAGACAAAATCTGCATTATCAACGATGACATGATCGATACGGGCGGCTCGTTAGTTGCTGCTGCTGAAACGCTTAAAGCGAAGGGTGCGCGCGAGGTTTACGCCTGCGCGACACACGGGCTATTCAGTGGACCAGCATATGACCGCATTGAGAATTCTTCTATTGAAGAGGTCGTTGTCACCAATGCCGTACCGGTGCCCCTTGATCGCCAAACGGGTAAAATCAGGGTCGTTTCTGTGGCGCCATTGTTTGCAAAGACTATCAAAAACGTGTATGAGTGCGGCAGCGTATCGGCTCTGTTTGAGTAG
- the pth gene encoding aminoacyl-tRNA hydrolase, which produces MYLIVGLGNPGEEYEHTRHNAGFDTIDILADEAGARYWKNECGALSARGVLANEEVVLAKPQSYMNTSGGPVKQLCNTYGIAPDNLIVIHDDLDIAPGRIRVKFGGGHAGHNGLRSICDKLGTRDWFRVRCGIGRPPGRMSVSDYVLSRPRHEAQDDFQVGCATAAEAVSFLIRNGLEKTQQEFN; this is translated from the coding sequence ATGTATCTGATCGTCGGCTTGGGTAATCCGGGCGAAGAATACGAGCATACGCGCCATAACGCGGGATTCGACACCATTGACATTCTTGCTGATGAAGCCGGTGCACGGTATTGGAAAAATGAATGCGGTGCACTGAGCGCTCGTGGGGTACTTGCCAATGAAGAAGTCGTGCTTGCTAAGCCACAAAGTTATATGAACACATCAGGTGGGCCAGTCAAACAGCTCTGCAATACGTACGGCATTGCACCTGATAATCTTATTGTTATCCACGACGATCTTGATATTGCTCCAGGACGCATTCGGGTGAAATTTGGTGGCGGTCATGCGGGGCATAATGGCCTGCGTTCCATTTGCGACAAATTGGGTACGCGTGATTGGTTTCGCGTACGCTGTGGCATTGGCCGCCCACCCGGACGTATGAGCGTTTCCGATTATGTGTTGTCGCGTCCGCGCCATGAAGCGCAAGACGACTTTCAGGTTGGATGTGCTACTGCAGCCGAGGCTGTTTCATTTCTCATACGTAATGGACTTGAGAAAACGCAGCAGGAATTTAACTAG
- a CDS encoding beta strand repeat-containing protein, protein MKDFTINSCARANAQAQNALSIERARKRTTLPAKVVAVALTATLALGSTPALVYAATTQADATTTASSTSTTSSAPGTGDVAPSMPSDGAQGAGAPPSGGGPGGGADTMSFDYTGSYTGTLTADGTAVTSSGESIAATDADVNAVLAENGGTLTLEGSTLSKSGDDTNGDNCNFYGLNSVLLSVGEDSTAYASNANLSATSEGSNGIFATDSGTVYASGGSISTTAGNSRGLDATYDGTIVADGIYITTQGDHSAGIATDRGGGNISANDMTISTAGSGSPVLYSTGDIEVDNVKGSASGSQIAGMEGLNSIMISNSTLSSTITKATASDPVADGVIIYQSTSGDAESTTGERALFQATDSTLSSAIESGAMFYVTNTSADVVLSNTTLDFDSSAANLLLAAGNDSNNWGSAGSNGATLSFTGIGETMSGAIQADTISQANVYLLDSTNWTGAASIVDNANATSTKDDNLTINVDATSTWTVTADSTVSNLNVVSGGKVVDTAGKTVSIVDASGTTLVSGDSDITVVVTGSYGTTVETSDASSVRSANIDRGAFDAYFKTGFSQTTGTNTGVPTTTVSADTNAASAQSAFTSDDAGNNPLIVFWNWLASVF, encoded by the coding sequence ATGAAAGACTTCACCATAAACTCCTGCGCTCGCGCAAACGCCCAAGCGCAAAATGCACTATCCATCGAACGCGCCCGTAAACGCACGACGCTTCCCGCCAAGGTTGTTGCGGTAGCACTTACCGCAACACTGGCACTTGGGTCAACTCCCGCACTCGTGTATGCCGCAACCACGCAGGCGGATGCAACAACTACTGCAAGTTCCACGAGCACGACGTCGAGCGCACCGGGCACGGGCGATGTAGCGCCAAGCATGCCCTCGGACGGCGCACAGGGTGCCGGAGCTCCTCCTTCTGGTGGTGGTCCCGGTGGCGGAGCTGATACGATGAGTTTCGACTACACCGGTTCGTATACGGGCACCTTGACGGCTGATGGTACAGCGGTGACTTCATCAGGGGAATCAATTGCTGCAACTGACGCCGACGTCAATGCTGTCCTTGCTGAAAACGGAGGCACTTTAACCTTGGAAGGCTCGACACTATCCAAGTCGGGTGATGATACAAATGGCGATAATTGCAATTTCTATGGCCTCAACTCGGTTCTGTTGTCAGTGGGCGAAGATTCGACTGCCTATGCGTCTAACGCCAATCTGTCGGCGACATCAGAAGGCTCTAACGGCATCTTCGCAACTGATTCGGGAACTGTGTATGCCTCGGGTGGTAGTATCTCTACAACTGCCGGTAATAGCCGCGGTCTTGATGCAACCTATGACGGGACGATCGTTGCAGATGGTATATATATCACCACGCAGGGTGATCACAGCGCCGGCATTGCCACCGACCGTGGAGGCGGCAATATTTCAGCAAATGATATGACGATTTCTACGGCCGGTAGTGGCTCACCCGTGCTGTATTCCACTGGCGACATCGAAGTTGATAACGTAAAGGGCAGTGCTTCTGGCAGCCAGATTGCTGGCATGGAAGGACTCAACTCCATCATGATTTCGAACTCAACCCTTTCGAGTACGATTACGAAGGCAACTGCGTCCGATCCGGTGGCTGATGGAGTAATTATTTACCAGTCAACGTCAGGTGATGCTGAGTCGACCACCGGTGAGCGCGCTCTTTTCCAAGCAACGGATTCCACGCTGAGTAGTGCTATTGAGTCAGGCGCGATGTTCTATGTAACGAATACGTCAGCCGATGTGGTGTTGTCAAATACGACACTCGATTTCGATTCAAGTGCGGCTAATCTGCTGCTGGCGGCTGGTAACGATTCCAACAACTGGGGAAGTGCCGGATCAAACGGTGCAACGCTCAGCTTTACGGGAATCGGTGAAACCATGTCAGGCGCAATACAAGCCGATACAATCAGCCAGGCAAATGTTTATCTGCTCGATTCAACAAACTGGACGGGTGCTGCTTCTATTGTTGACAACGCGAATGCTACTTCGACAAAAGATGACAACCTGACAATCAACGTGGATGCAACTTCAACCTGGACGGTAACGGCGGATTCAACCGTTTCTAATCTTAATGTTGTCTCAGGTGGCAAAGTAGTTGATACCGCTGGCAAGACGGTTTCTATCGTTGATGCATCGGGTACTACATTAGTTTCGGGCGATTCGGATATCACGGTAGTAGTAACCGGTTCGTATGGCACAACGGTTGAAACATCTGATGCTTCATCGGTGCGTTCAGCTAATATCGATCGGGGGGCATTTGACGCCTATTTCAAAACAGGGTTTTCGCAAACGACTGGCACCAATACCGGTGTTCCGACAACTACGGTCAGTGCTGATACAAACGCAGCGTCAGCGCAATCGGCTTTCACGTCCGATGACGCGGGAAACAATCCGCTGATAGTATTCTGGAATTGGTTGGCATCGGTTTTCTAA